AACTGATGCACAGGGCAGTCAAGGCAGGTGCTGCATCCTGCTTTGTGTCATCAGGTCCCGATCCATGCTCAGGGCAGGAACGCTGAGGTGTTGGTGCAGCAAACTCAAGAGCTGCAGAGTCACTCTTCCAAAACGGACACGGACACAGGAGTCCTGACACTCCCTCTGGCCTCAGAGCTGTCACTGCATGGGCCATAATGGGGACAGTGTCTCCCTAGCATGGCCACCTCACACACACGTCTAACACTGTCCCACATCAGTGGCTCTGCCCTGGTAATTCCCCTTCACGGGGGGAAACCTCAGCTCATTTGGGCTGGATTTTTCCCCTGGACCCTGGCTGTGCACTTGTTAGTGTTCTCACTGCACGTTCCCAGCTCAAGTAGGGAGCCCACTGCAGCTTCACATCCTAGCCTAGGTCCCCTGGCCTACTGCCAAGCATGAGGTCACTGAGGCAAAAGGTTGCCATATAtgacattttggaaaaaaaccacacacacaaagaaaaacaacccacaacCAAACAGCAGggtgaggaaaaataaagctggaTGAAAGCAGCACAGTTGCTAGGTCCCAGTGTGTCCATACATGCAGCCTGTGGAGGTGGGGGACCACAGCCACATGGAGCTGGTTGCATGACTGTCCCACCATAGGAAAACGGGGGACCGTGCCCAAACTCACCAAGCCATTTCCATGTGTGGGGGTGCAAACCATGGGGCCACAAACCCCCACTGTGCCCCTGACAGCTGGGGACAATTCACAGGTGTCTCAATCTCTCACTTTTCCCAGGGACATGCAGGTTGTCTCCACGTTGCAATACTCCCTGCACCAGGACCTGAACCATCCCAAAGCCTCAGTACAAGGGGTTTAAAGCCAGGACTGCTGCGGCAAAGCTCTGAGCTGGAGCAGGCGCACAGCCTAAAAAGGAAAGATTCGGCCACCACAGCCAATCCAGCCGCCAGCCCTGCTGGCGTTTGGCTGTCCCGCAGCTGCAGGGGGAGACGCCGGCTGCCCTGGGATGCTCACAGGAACGCTAAGCATCCCACGGTGCACATAAGGCTGGCCTGGCTACGATGAACGTGGGaagcggggggggcgggggcacAAAAGCCGGCCGCTGAACTTGGCTGGGAGATTTCGGACCTCCCTGTGCACTGCCGGCCCTCAGCACCTCCGTATATGGGTAACATTTGTGCTTTAAACTACTCCAGCCTCCTCTCTGAGGACAGAGAAGCCAGCAATGGGAGCTCTAACATGGATTTtagtctgttccagtgcccgagGCTGAGATGAGCATTGCTCCCTGCCTGCGGGTAAGCCCCCCAAAACATTCAGCCCTCATtgttgcagaaaacaaaaatttctgCAAATCACGGTTTCATTTAGGCTTAGCTCATACCAAATTCAACCTCATTTTGAGTGATCTTACGGTATAACAGTCACATCTGCTCAAACACTAGCAGCCCTGCCACAGCTGGACAGATGGGATGGCTTGGTGGGACACGGGATTTCAGAATTAAttccaaagcaaagaaacaatgaCTCAGTGACCCTAAGTgcagaaatgcaatttaaaaaacacaaaaccaaaaagaacagctctgagggcagggcagggtgtgAGGCAGCAGCTAGCCACTGACATGAGAAATGCAACTTCTGTGTGGGGCCACACTGCAAGGAATTTGAAAAATTCTCCACCAGGGTTTATTGGTCACTGGGATAGCTCACAATGGAAGTAGCGATTTGTcaccagctcctctccctggcTATCTCTGGTTGATGCTGGGGGTCAGCTCAAAGTCAAGACATTCAGGGATAAGGACTTAAGACAAATTTATTGTGATATGCACCATGAAATTGAAGGAATTGCTGCTTCAGGAGACATCAGGCTGGAGAGTGGACTGCTCCCTTCCATGTACAGCTGTGAGATGAATGCCTCTACGTCAAGGCAGCATAACCCACCTCAGAGACAGTTAAAATAAGCTAGGTCTCACAGTCAGCTCCTAAGGATGCCATGAAATCCCactgcttccctcctgctgccacaaGGAGCCTGTTTCTAAAACTGCAAAAATGATTGCGGCAGCAGTTTGTCACACAAGAGTCAAGGAGGTGGCTgttgcaaataaacaaaaaacataaataaattgaTTCTCTCACCACTCTCAGAAACTCCCTACAGCTTGCCAGCCCAACAAGTTAgctcaaagaaaacaagcaagaaggTAAGTCCATAGGAGATAATACAATCCCTCTGTATTAAGCTGTACACCAACAAATTTTGTTTGCCATTTTGTATTTAGAAGTACATGAACACAATGTATATAGCACGTATGTATGTATCGCAGGTGGAAAGGCAgctgttccttttcttcccttaccCACATGGACATGTGCTGATCATCAGAGCATCCTGCCAAAGACTGTGGAAAGGTTGTACATCACGCTCAGTCCTCTGAGACAAGGTAACTTACCACCTCTCAATACTACTTTGTCACTTTCAAAACCAGCATAAGTGAGTGTGGAAGTTTGGCACAGACAGCAAAGCGAAGCAAAATTACTGCTTGTCATCTGATACGAGCAATTCAGAGAAGGTCCCCAGCTGGGGTACTGCGTAACAGAGATGCCATGGAGCAGTTGTTCCGGCAAGGGCAGACTTTGAGAACTGAAGAGGCAGTTGGGGGTGGTAGTGTTCGAGGACTGAAGGAGCACAACCTGTCCACAAGCTTGGGCAAGCAGCTGAGTCCCAGGGTGTGTATCCTTTATAATGAATAAAGTAAGGAGACACTCCTCAACATTGCTAGAACTAAGCAGTGCTGCATCCAGATACCTTCTCccccaaaacactgaaataaggGTTTcccaaaggaagaagaaagcataATGGTTGGGCCCCTTCTTGCTTCGCTGGGCAGAAACCATGCAGCACCAGCAAGCAAGACATGTTCTAGCTCAGAAGACTGGTCAGCAAGGATGGGCTCTTGACTGGGGTGAGAGGTGTTAGaaggtttaattttaaactACAGCAAAGATTCATCTACTCCAACCAGCCATACTCAGGCCACAATTTATCAACCCAGAAAGAGAGGCAAAGCAAAGTATGAGTTAATTTGGGCAAGTCCCACTTTGGGAAGCACTTGAAGTGGTTTCACACCTCTAGGTTGCAGCAATTCACAGGGAACCCCCCAAGATGCTGGTCAAGCCACAGATTAAGCATTAGCTTCAGTGTTAGCTTCTGTCTGAATTTCCAGTTAGCTTTTCCCCACACCTTGAACCTCAACACCACTTCACCAGTCCAACACCAGGCAACAAGATTTCACATGCTCCCACTGAGGTCAGGGAACTGATTTCACTGTGACTACTCCGGAAGGAAGGGGGGGTCATTACACAGTAGAAATCATCTGCtacaggaggaaagaaaaacttccCTAGGCACAGAAGGAAGGTAAGATGGTTCTACAGTAAACGGTTAAGGCAAGAGGCCTATCGGAGATCCATCAGTACCACATCTCTCTCGACTACTGACACGTGATTGCAGGTCTGcaagagagaggagaagaaagaaggaacagGGTGTTATTCAGATATTTCCACAGCTCAGGCAAGTTTCCTCAACCTCCTGAGGCAACCTGCACCCAGTGGCTTTCACAGGACTGCTCTCTCTTTGCAGGGAAGAAACCAAGACGGACCAAACTAGCACCTCACCCAGTACAATGAAGGGATCATTGCAGGATACAAATACAAATCTCTCCCTCAAATACAAACCTTTGCTACTGCCTGGATCTGTTTCTATGGATAAGCGCTCTAAATCACACCTCCAACACATGCTATCAGATCAGAAATCTTTTGCATCTCAGCTCTAGTGAGAAGCAAATCCCTGACAGAATCTCTCCTGTCCTGGGCCATAGCCTAGTATCTCGATGCAGATATAAACTCAAGGGAAGCGTCCAATATGCTAACATACTGTACTACAGCCCCAGGTGCCCTGTGGGGTGACTTACAGTGAAGAGTGGAGGGTCTTTGGAGTGCGGGTGGAATCCTTTCTGCCGGCAGGAAGAGATCTCCTCCAGGCCATGCTCTGTCAGCTTGAAAAACCCTGTCCTAGAGCAAATAAACACATGCTCTGTACAACTCAAGCCTCTGCAAATAGAAGCAGCTGCTTCTGTGTTTGAAAGAGCATGTTTGAATCTGCTTGTCTCAAGCACAAGATACAACACATGCTGCAGCATGCTCTTCTCCAAGTCTGTGGCTGCAGACTGGCCTCCTTTCATGGGTGGGCAATCAGATATGATCCTCCCTGAACCAGCGCAGAAGAGCCATTGGATCATACACTCTTTCTGCCTCTTTTGGTAAAACTTTTATCACATTACTTAACATTTTATTCCTACACCAGGAATCCAACAGAAAAAAGGTGATGGTGAACAGCTGTTAAAAACTTGCTGAAGAGACCTCCTGTCCAGCCGCAGGCAGAGAAAAAGCCTTGTCCTTCCCCATAACTATACTTACTCCTGGTATTTTGGAGAACACACAATAGCAATGGACTCCGGCAACATCATCTGATAGGAGCAGTGTGTGTGCAGGTCCACACTGGAGAGGAAAGCTGTTTGTGTGGGATGAGTCTGAAACACATGACAAAATGACAGGAAATTACAGCAGGGTTGGAGAACTAGTTCAAACAGACTGCGCCTGCCAAGTGAAGATCCTAATGGAGAAGAGGCACAGTGGACCTGCTTGCACACTGGAAGTGGCTTTGGATTGCCCCAAAACATCTGTTCCTCCATTCCATTTGGAAAAAGTACAGTGGATACTCTACATTTCTGGCAATGTCCTATgcaaattcatattttaatgcACAAcgctttctttgctttaaatgcAGGGCAATCACTTCACATGCTTCTGAAGTGCAGCTACATTTAAGGCACCAGAGGCATGTAATACTGCCATGAAACTTCAAGATAACCCATTCCACCAAGATGGTCAAAAGTTGTACAATCACAGGCAACAGCCAACTTCCCCTGCTCTGGCTGAGAGCTAGATTTTATAGCCTAACTCCTGCAGgaatgtttttccccttttctccttttgctcaTTAGGTTTTTCTTGCCAAGACTAGGTCAAAAGTATTCTTGAGGGTCCCTGGATGTTACAGGACTATCACTGAAGAGTTAACACTGGAAGCAGACACCCTACACATATCAGGCACATCCAGCAAGCATTTATTTGTCAGAACCTttgaggcagctgctgctttcgAGAGATTACTCAGCAGCACCAAACGTTTTGCTTGGCATCGATCCGACTGCCAAAGgctctgtggggacaggcagcagggcagcactAGAGCCAGTGGAGGAATCTGGAGCTGGCACATCccgcagcagagcagcacacagctgtCTGCAAAAAGCTGTGCTCCCACAGGAACGCATCATTGGAGAGTCCAGGCACTGACAGCAGGAGCTCTATGTGGGAGGCTGCAATGTTCTGATTTTAGCTGCATGAAACATGAACTTCAAGCCCAACATCTAATTTCCAAAGGGACTGATGCTTTAGGAAGGTATCTGAACTTAAAACAGGCCTGGATTTCTCCAGCAGTATGAGTAGTGACTGAGACTGCACTAGAGAGAGAAATCCAACTAAAAAGATGCTGCCAGCTCCACGCTATCTCCCTCCAGTAAATCCTCCTTCACCAACTCATCTTCCTGCACCCCTTTTCTTCCCAGCTGAATACAAGGCCAGTCTGGATGTCAAGATGAGAGACTCACATGGATCCAGCCGAGTGTAACAAGGCCATGCTGATCCTGGATCAGGAAAAGTTCCTCCTCATTCTCTGTGTTGCAATAATCAGGGCCTCCATACTGCTTGGGAACGATGACGTGGGTTATCGTGAACTCATTCCTCATCTGCaaggcagcacagggaggctGTTACCTTCCAGACACCCCCCAAAGAGGAAACACTACTGCAGTCCACTGGTGCAAGGTAACTTCCTAAGCTTTGGGAATGAGGCATTTCTGCATTCATCACTCAGAGGTCCAGCCAGGGAAACAGCAGCTCTAGAAAAAAGTCCATGAGTGCATCTACCATCCTTGTCCAGATCACAGAAATGGTACTGCAGGCTACTGACACAGGAGTCATACATTTTCAGTATGAGCTGGCCATGGCTCTGCCATGCAGAATATCCGTAAGAACTCAGACAAGCCCTGGACACCCAACCAAAGGAAATCTCCTCACTCACCAAGAGCTGATGATTCATAAGTAGTCACCAAGTATCTGCAAGCAGGTGGATTGCAGAAAGTTGCTACATCAAGCtatttaatttcaaagcaaatttcTTTAAGCATAACAGCCCCAGTTGATGGGGCATATGCCGGAGCTGCCAATATTAACTTGTGCAGGCAAAGTCTTTGAGGGGAATTGTCTTCAGCCTGTGTTTGCACAGCCTTGACTTGATGAGCGTCCTAGCTCACAACGGGGACCCCAGCCCAGCCGGTACCAAAAGGACAACTCACTGAGCTGCCTGTCACTGACAGCAAATGAGTATTTGAAGCAGGTAATCAACAGAGCCATCaaagtgagaaaggaagcaGAACATCAATGGGGACGTGGTAGCTGTCACCTCACACTGACATACACTCCTCACATACAGCCTGAGGAAATCCTCacataaaaaggaggaaaaggagaaacagaCAAGCCCTAACACTCATATGAAATCCTAGTCATCAGTGAAACTGCACTATAGTCTTTCACAGatagtctttcacagcaacatcAGGGTCCTCTACCCACTTCCAAAGCTATTACACTTTAAGAAAAGGCCTCTGCACCACTTAAAGGCTCTTAACTAGTATTACCACCTTACCAGCTTACCGCAGAGGATCCCACATGTCTCCACACCTCGGACTGTGTTGGCATCGGCCAGCTGGAGGAATTTCTGGCACAGCTCCCTAGGGACAATGACCTGGCGAAGGGCATCCATGCTTGCAACTGTGAGAATTAGGAACACAATGAGCAACGATAGCTAGGGACACCAGAGAAATATTCCCTCAGGTCAGCACCTAAAGGGACTAGACTGAAAAACTTCAGCCTGGAAACAAACCACTTTAATGTTTACAATTAAAGTGGCAGCCACAGATAAAGTTACCATTGATACCTTTCAAAATATGGTAAGAATATACAGAAAGATGTTTAGAAGTCTgccaaaagcagcatttcattaaagaaaatgaaaacacaaatgctcaaaaaatgtcatttaaagatGTTTCTCTGGTCAAGAACTAGTCACCTGGGAATGTCTGAATCAGTATTTCAGAATCATATTTGGAAGAAGAGGAGAATTTGGTCAAGCTACTAGGAAGACCAAAAGCCAAACAGACTATACATTTTTGATCAGTAGAGAGACTGGGGCCCAATTAGCAACAGGAGACAGTTCTTCCCTGCCCTGCAAACCTTTGCTGGACAGCAGGGAGAACATCCAGTAACTTGGAATGCCAAATCCCCAGAAGGGATGGAGCTCTGATGAGATACTGCCAAGAGCCAGACAGCAGCTCAGTTCCTCAGCTGAGTTTGGCTCAGCCCCAGAAAGTGAGAAGGGTGCACTGATATGTACTAACTGTTTTCTGTGTTCCCCAAAGCACTAGGTTTCAAAGATCTGTCCACAACAGGAGGTTTGGGTGAGACGATCTCCGCTGATGGACTTGCAGGGTGAACTGGAGAGACAGGAACCTTTGGGGCTAAATCAGTTGGGGGTTTTTCCACGTCAGGGATGAGGGGTCCATCCAGAGACTCTGGACTTGGCTCTGGCTTTCCATATTCCTGCACTATCCTCAGACgttccttctccagctcctgccgtCGAATCATCTCCTCAAAGACATGAAACTGCtcttgctctgcctgctgctgcttcatcaAGGCTACACGattcctctcctcttccagctgctcctgcaaagCCAAGTTGCGTGCAaattcctcttcctcctctctctgtAAGGAGAAATATGCCAAAGGACATCACCAGATAGGGGAACCTATCACCAGATAGGGGACCAAGGTAGAATATGGAGCCTATGTCATTCCTTTAGAGCTGTAGCTTTGAACCTGCTGCCTGTAGACCCTCAGGAATCACAGACTACTTCTAAAGAGTCTACAGAAGGTAACCAACAGAAAGTACTTCCTGCACAGAATCTTCACTTTGCAAAACACAGATCAGCACTTCCATCAGCAAAGCCTACTACACCTGAGCAGTAAAACTGTTGCCTTACCTATCCGCTTGTGTGCAATTGTAATTCCAGATTGGGAAAGTGCTGTTTTGGAAATAGAATAGAGAAATCACAGTAAAACTGACTGCAGAGTTTTCTGCTTTGCACACAGAACCCCATGTCCTCAATCACGCTGCTATGAGCTCAGTTTCTGAGTTATGACTCAGACCCAGACCTCACACTgggacaaagagaaaaaaaaaaaaaataacagtccCAGCTTAGACTGCCTCCAAAACGTGCAATGAAATGATGTATAGGGATGCTATGACAGGTTCACCTACATAATGACAGCAGAGACATGACTGGGACAGCCTTGTGCCAAAGGTGATGAAGATGGACCCTGTAAGCTCAGGCCACCCAGAATTCACATTCTCTAGCACCCAGGGAGCCCTGGAGTCCTGCTTTCTTCCAAACTCTTTGTGGCTGAGGGTTTTCTGACAAGCCTCCCAGTCTACTCTCACTCACCTTCTGCTCGTTGTACTTAGCATAGTCCTTGGCGTACCTCTTTAACAGCTCCTTCTTGAGCTCTTCAGCTCTGGGGAAGGCTacttctttcagtttctgaaggaaggaaatacaATCAGAAGTGCAacagccccagcacaagaagaacagCACCAGAATGGATGCAAGAATTAATAGATTCTTAGAGTGAATAAACCTTGTTCTTTTTCACAAGGCAGGAAggtcctgagcagctccagcaccattGGCACATGGGCTGAGAGTATGCAGATGGGCACATTGTAGCAGTGTGGCACAGACAGCACCACCATCAGCCAACACAGAGCAAGTGCTTAGGCAGTGCAGCCCTTTGTTCTTCTAGCCAATGCTGAGCAGAAGAGCAGTAGCTTCTTGTGTCTCTGAGCAATCTCCAAGGATCCCCTGGTATGTCTCTTTAGGACTACTGCACCCAGCTACCACATAGGGAAaagtttttaaacactttttaaaaaaagttggttttttttaaacacagtgtttaaaaagcaaagagttTAACATGGAAGAAAGGAAGCCCCAGTGCTCAACAGAAAGTAAATTGCATGAATACAACCACAGCCAGCCTTGCACAAGTACGATGGCGTAAGAGCCCAAACTATAACTCCCAAGGTGCCAGGGCTGCCTGGTCAAGCCAAGGCTTCTCAGACTGTGTGATTCCCAGAGTCACCAAAACCCAAGATCTACAACCCTAAATCACTTCCAACAGCAGCCACTAAAGACTTGGCAACATTACCACTTACTTTCactgtttccttcttttcaggtaTGACAGCGGTTTTATAATCACGATGCCTTGGCAGCTTCTCAATGAAGAGCCTGTAAACACAGGagagaaactgcatttttgaaTCCCAGCAGAAAGGGGCAAGCACGATACAGTAattgggattttggggggtgCAGTTCATTCCCTTCCAGCACAGTATCCGTCCTCTGCCACTTCTCTGGATGCTTTGCTCCTGCAATCAGGACAGCTATCTGCCTTCCTACAGTAACCCTCCCCCATTACTTCTGAGGAATTCCGGCAGGTCCTTGGGCACCTGCCTACACCTCTGTGAACATCCAAGGGGAGAACAGGCAAACTCAAGGATTCAGCTGACTCATTGCTCACACCGTCCTTCTGCATGGgggaagaaaacagtttctgcAAGGGATGGGAAAATTAACTCAGACCTTGAAAAGAAAACCTGCAGGTAGGCTAAAAGCAAGTTCACAACATCCTCAGCTGCTACATCAGAAGTCTTTTGGCTCTGTTGCATGACAGTCCCGGGAAGACAGGGCAGTATTTTAGACCTTTCTGGGCAGCAGGGTTGGTTCTAAGCAGACTTCAAGACTGAACTCAACATCAccttgctcccagcacagctacGAACAGGTTTCTCAGTAGCCAGAATAACAGCCCCCACCAACTTCCAGAGAGCAACTCAGGACACAATGGTGAAGACGCACAGAAAGAGCACTGCAAGCACAAGAGCAAGGTGAAAAGCCCATAAACACGGGGAGCTCTGTTCACTCCTGCTCAGCTCTGTGGGGCTCCCCAGGCTTGAGGCATCCTCAAGGTACCTCTGTGAGCAAGTCCCCAGTGCTGCACTCAACTGTGTGCTCAGGGTGAGCTCACAGCAAGCTTAGCAGGAGACAAGGGCCTGGCTAGGAGACAAAGCATCCACAAAGCTTTGGATACAATGCAAACACCTGCCCTGCTTCCTGGCTCTTTGCTACAAAGTTCCATCATCTGAAGGAGGATGTcccccagctctttcagctACAGCaataaagagaaagcagcctCATGCACGTACACAAGGAAGAAGGGTAGAGAGGACTAGACTGAGACTGTGCCTCAGGGAGCAGCATGAACAAACCAAGCAGAGGTAAGTGGGAAAGTCTCAGCAGAAACAGAGTGAGAATGTTCCTCACACTGCaaagtctgtgtgtgtgcaataAACCCAGCTACTTTAAAACCCCAGTCCTCTGGGAAAAGTGAGGACTTTTTGCAAACCCAGCTCCTGGTTGCCACAGAGGGCACGAGGATGCTCTTGCCAGACACCACAGGTTCAGCAAACACGTCACACTACATAGAAGAAGCTGCTACTCCATCCAAAGGCACTGGTGAGGTCCCTGCTCCTAACTGGTGGTTGCAAAATAGGTCACTGTGTCAAGGGGACAAAACAAGGCTGTGATCACTGCCAAGAGATAGCAGATTAAAATGGAAGGGATTCATTACAAAAGATTAAGAGCAGATGCTGGATTAGagaggatggaaaaaaacaaaggcagctGGCTTTCCACAAGTCACGAATGGGGGGAAACGCAGATAGCAGGACACAGCAAGGGCTTTGGGCagccagaggaagactttgagGCGAGACCATGCAGCAGTAGGCtgaggaaggaggcagaggaagagcaAAAATGCTTCATGATTCCTGTCCACAGCCCAGCTGAGGCTTGGCAGGACTTAAACCTGCAGCTCACATCACCAGAAGTTTTGGGCTTGTTCAAACCTCTGACTGCTCCCAAGTCCACtatgagcagcagctgcttggcaCTGAGTAGCCACATTACAGGCTATTTTTAAGCACTACTATGGTACACGTGCCAAGTCAGTGTCTCCCAAGTCCTTTAACACCCCACACAAACTCTTGGAGCCAATCCTAGCAGCTCACAGCCACACAGGCAAACCAGGAGTCCAAATACGACAGGAAATTCTACTGCTTGGTAGAGTACCATGGGACAAAGCCCTGGAGGGGCCTGAAAAAGCTCattaatattcaaggatcacctcctctAAGCTCAGGAGCAATGCATcccaacaaagaaaaatttaggcaaaaacagcaggagacctgcatggagGAACAAGGGGCTCCTGGCCAAACTCAAGCGAGAAAAGGAGGCCTAGAAAGCATGGAAGCAAGGGCAGATAGCCTGGGAGGGACGCAGAGACATTGCCTGAGCAGCCAGTGTGGAGTAATTGCCTAAAGTGACTAGGAAAATTAAACTACTactaacattttaaagaaaatgtacagcattgaagagtCTTTCAGGGCAGGGTGTAGCTGCATTAACTGAGCGTTCCCTAcgcttcca
The Anas acuta chromosome 27, bAnaAcu1.1, whole genome shotgun sequence DNA segment above includes these coding regions:
- the STAMBP gene encoding STAM-binding protein — its product is MCLVMPDHANVSLPPEERVRSLIQMGSAVEVNEDVPPRRYFRSGVEILRMATIYSEEGNIEHAFILYNKYITLFIEKLPRHRDYKTAVIPEKKETVKKLKEVAFPRAEELKKELLKRYAKDYAKYNEQKREEEEEFARNLALQEQLEEERNRVALMKQQQAEQEQFHVFEEMIRRQELEKERLRIVQEYGKPEPSPESLDGPLIPDVEKPPTDLAPKVPVSPVHPASPSAEIVSPKPPVVDRSLKPSALGNTENIASMDALRQVIVPRELCQKFLQLADANTVRGVETCGILCGKLMRNEFTITHVIVPKQYGGPDYCNTENEEELFLIQDQHGLVTLGWIHTHPTQTAFLSSVDLHTHCSYQMMLPESIAIVCSPKYQETGFFKLTEHGLEEISSCRQKGFHPHSKDPPLFTTCNHVSVVERDVVLMDLR